In Falsibacillus albus, a single window of DNA contains:
- the hisS gene encoding histidine--tRNA ligase gives MSIQIPRGTQDILPGEVEKWQYVEEIAKELCKKFNYKEIRTPIFEHTELFLRGVGDTTDIVQKEMYSFEDRGGRDITLRPEGTASVARSYIENKMFGNPNQPVKLYYNGPMFRYERPQAGRFRQFVQFGIEALGSQDPAIDAEVISLAMSLYREVGLKSLKLVINSLGDKESRTAHREALIQHFKPRIGEFCGDCQNRLEKNPLRILDCKKDRDHELMGTAPSILEYLNEDSKDYFNKVQSYLSALGIDFEVDPTLVRGLDYYNHTAFEIMSNAEGFGSITTLCGGGRYNGLIQEIGGPETPGIGFGLSIERLLAAIEAEGVELPFQSQVDCYFVALGEEAKDAAVELLFNVRKAGFSAEKDYQDRKIKAQFKAADRINSRFVAVLGEDELKQNKINVKNMETGDQVELPLQDFVSAFKELAQ, from the coding sequence ATGTCGATACAAATTCCTCGAGGAACACAGGATATACTGCCGGGTGAAGTTGAAAAATGGCAGTACGTAGAAGAAATTGCCAAAGAATTGTGCAAAAAGTTCAATTATAAAGAAATCCGCACACCAATTTTTGAACACACTGAGTTATTTTTGCGTGGAGTGGGCGACACGACAGATATCGTGCAAAAAGAAATGTATTCTTTTGAAGACCGAGGCGGCAGAGATATCACCCTTCGTCCTGAAGGAACTGCTTCAGTAGCAAGATCTTATATAGAAAATAAGATGTTCGGAAATCCGAACCAGCCTGTCAAACTTTACTACAATGGTCCGATGTTCCGCTATGAACGTCCACAGGCCGGAAGGTTCAGGCAGTTTGTCCAGTTCGGGATCGAGGCCTTGGGCAGTCAGGATCCAGCCATTGATGCAGAAGTCATTTCATTGGCAATGTCCCTATATCGGGAAGTCGGACTCAAGAGCTTGAAGCTTGTGATCAATAGCCTGGGGGATAAAGAAAGCAGGACGGCTCATCGTGAAGCCTTGATCCAACATTTCAAACCAAGGATTGGGGAGTTTTGCGGGGATTGTCAAAACAGGCTTGAAAAAAATCCATTAAGGATTTTAGATTGCAAAAAAGATAGGGACCATGAACTGATGGGGACGGCTCCATCCATTCTTGAATACTTAAATGAAGATTCCAAGGATTACTTCAATAAAGTACAAAGTTACTTAAGCGCTTTGGGAATCGATTTTGAAGTCGATCCCACCCTTGTACGCGGGCTTGACTACTATAATCATACTGCGTTCGAAATCATGAGCAACGCGGAAGGATTCGGTTCCATTACCACACTTTGCGGCGGCGGTCGCTATAATGGGTTGATCCAGGAAATCGGCGGACCAGAAACACCGGGAATCGGTTTTGGATTGAGCATTGAGCGGTTATTGGCGGCAATCGAAGCAGAAGGGGTTGAATTGCCTTTCCAATCACAAGTCGATTGTTACTTTGTTGCATTGGGTGAAGAAGCAAAGGATGCAGCAGTAGAATTGCTGTTTAATGTAAGGAAAGCAGGCTTCTCTGCGGAAAAAGATTACCAGGACCGAAAAATCAAGGCTCAATTCAAGGCAGCAGACAGAATCAACTCCCGATTCGTCGCTGTCCTCGGGGAAGATGAGCTGAAACAAAATAAAATCAATGTGAAAAATATGGAGACAGGCGACCAGGTGGAGCTTCCCCTTCAGGATTTCGTTTCAGCATTTAAAGAGTTGGCACAATAA
- a CDS encoding RNA polymerase subunit sigma-70, which translates to MRFGDKQSMNIHGDRLYGMDFHQFIERESEATTIELASEFGLTLRDVQNLKRKLERS; encoded by the coding sequence ATGAGATTCGGTGATAAACAATCGATGAACATTCACGGCGATCGGTTGTACGGAATGGATTTCCATCAATTTATTGAGAGGGAAAGTGAAGCGACAACAATTGAACTTGCATCGGAATTCGGTTTGACCTTGCGCGATGTGCAAAATTTAAAAAGAAAATTGGAAAGATCTTAA
- a CDS encoding SH3 domain-containing protein yields the protein MGKKGFSTLLIILLAFSSFMANASVAAAGGEKVKIGVSPLNVREGPGLTYSVISQIHKGETYSMVGKQGDWIQIELSPFKKGWVASWLVSKVGDSTAASSSGNTGKITVDSLRLRSGPSTSDSILSILSKNDTVEIIQASGNWLKIKANGQNGWVYSSYVQKTAASNSQSSPAGAESASSTGIITAEYLNARSKPDTESEIVGSLRKGDKVGIISSQSGWDQIQYGGDTAWISDRYVETASTSSTGSKSSSDGDSHSALTATVNVSGLNVRSTPSLNGQVIGTVNTGESYQVAEEQNDWIKIKLNSGQYGWVAGWFMEKSLSSQNNEAKTSSEGNVTVLYNGTNIRQQPSVQSSIVQRANAGDTFKIKSSRGDWLEIYLSNGQTAFIAGWIVSSGNVESNHSGKQNPSNHGSIEGKTIIIDPGHGGRDNGTTGNRGTLEKMMTLQTAQLLYDKLSNAGANVMLTRSDDRYVSLPSRVSVAQSQNADAFISIHFDSSSDHSVNGHTTYYYHDYQQSLADALDAGVSNQIGLRDRGVRFGDFHVIRENSQPATLMELGYLSNSTEEATILSKQYKELVSTGIYNGLVNYFH from the coding sequence ATGGGTAAAAAAGGATTTTCTACATTGCTGATTATATTACTGGCCTTTTCATCATTTATGGCCAATGCCTCCGTTGCAGCGGCAGGCGGTGAAAAGGTGAAAATCGGCGTCAGCCCTTTGAATGTACGTGAAGGTCCGGGACTGACATATTCCGTAATCAGTCAAATACATAAGGGTGAAACTTATTCAATGGTTGGAAAGCAAGGAGATTGGATCCAGATCGAGCTCTCTCCTTTCAAAAAGGGATGGGTCGCTTCATGGCTCGTTTCAAAGGTCGGGGATTCAACTGCAGCTTCCAGTTCCGGGAATACAGGTAAAATCACGGTCGACAGCCTGCGCTTAAGAAGCGGACCAAGCACAAGTGATTCCATTCTTTCTATTCTTTCTAAGAATGATACCGTGGAAATTATACAAGCTTCAGGAAATTGGCTGAAAATCAAGGCGAATGGCCAGAATGGCTGGGTATACAGCAGCTACGTGCAAAAAACTGCTGCATCAAATAGTCAAAGTTCCCCGGCCGGCGCTGAATCTGCGTCATCAACAGGCATCATTACCGCTGAGTACTTAAATGCCCGTTCGAAGCCGGATACTGAAAGTGAAATCGTTGGATCTTTGCGTAAAGGCGATAAGGTGGGAATCATCTCTTCCCAGTCAGGCTGGGATCAAATTCAATACGGCGGTGATACGGCTTGGATCAGCGACCGCTATGTGGAAACAGCTAGCACTTCCTCAACCGGAAGCAAAAGCAGCTCGGATGGGGATTCGCATTCTGCCCTGACCGCAACAGTAAACGTCAGCGGCTTGAATGTCAGAAGCACCCCTTCATTGAACGGACAGGTCATCGGAACAGTCAATACCGGTGAATCTTATCAAGTGGCTGAAGAACAAAATGATTGGATCAAAATCAAGCTTAATTCAGGCCAATACGGCTGGGTCGCGGGATGGTTCATGGAGAAGTCCCTCAGCTCCCAGAACAACGAAGCAAAAACGAGCTCAGAGGGTAATGTGACCGTCTTGTACAATGGCACAAACATTAGACAGCAGCCTTCCGTCCAGTCTTCCATCGTCCAAAGGGCAAATGCAGGCGATACCTTTAAAATTAAAAGCAGCCGTGGAGACTGGCTTGAAATCTATTTATCCAATGGACAGACCGCTTTCATTGCCGGTTGGATTGTATCGAGCGGCAATGTGGAATCAAATCATTCCGGTAAGCAAAATCCGTCCAACCATGGTTCCATCGAAGGCAAAACCATTATCATCGATCCGGGACACGGTGGAAGGGACAACGGTACAACCGGAAACAGGGGAACGCTCGAAAAAATGATGACCCTGCAGACTGCCCAATTGCTTTATGATAAATTAAGCAACGCAGGGGCCAATGTCATGTTGACCAGGAGTGATGACAGATATGTCTCCCTTCCATCAAGGGTATCCGTCGCCCAAAGTCAAAATGCAGACGCATTCATCAGCATACATTTCGACAGCAGTTCGGATCACAGCGTCAATGGGCATACGACTTATTATTACCATGATTATCAACAATCCCTTGCTGATGCATTGGATGCAGGAGTATCCAATCAAATCGGTCTGAGGGACAGAGGTGTGCGTTTCGGCGACTTCCACGTGATCCGTGAAAATTCACAGCCGGCAACCTTGATGGAGCTTGGATATTTGAGCAACTCCACTGAAGAAGCGACCATCCTCTCAAAACAGTACAAAGAACTCGTGTCAACGGGGATATATAATGGATTGGTG